In Blastocatellia bacterium, the genomic stretch TAAGCTCGGTTTCGCCCGGCCCGCGCCCAACCACATCCGGCGCGCCCGGCGCTTCGTTCACGGTTTGCTCAGTTGTGTCGCTCATAGCCAACCTATCAGGCTAATTGTCATCCAAGCGGCGCGGGACGTAAACCTCGAACGGCTCGCGGGCGTATGAACTGTCGCAGCCGCCGGCCAATGCGGCGGCGCGCGATTGCCGCTATAATCGAATGGCTGCAAACGGGTGAAACTTCGTTATGAGATTCTTATCGGCAAGCGCGCTCGGCTGGCTGCTGCTTGGCGCCATCATCATCTTCTTTTACTTGCTCAAGCTGAAGCGCAAGCGGCGCGTCGTGCCGAGCGTCTTTCTGTGGCAGCGGGCGCTTGAAGAGATTGAAGCCAACGCGCCCTTCAAGAAGCTGCGCCGCTCGCTGCTCTTGCTGCTGCAACTCCTGGCGCTGGCCGCCATTGTTTTCGCCCTGGCGCGACCGCTCATCCAGATGCGCTCGCCGGCTTCGGGCAGCACCGTCATCATCATCGATTCGACCGCCAGCATGAGCGCCCGCGACGAAGGCACGCGCTCGCGCCTTGAGCGCGCCAAAGCATTGGCTCGCGACATGGTCGCGGGACTCGGCGGCGGCGACCGCGCCGCGGTGATCGAAAGCTCTTCGCGGGTCACCGTGCGCAGCGGGCTGACCGCGGACCACGCCGCGTTAAACGCCGCCATCAACAACATTCAAGAAACCGACGCCGCCGGCAACCTGACCGACGCCGTGCGGCTCGGCGAACAGATCGCCCGCACCGAACGCGACACCGGCATCGTCATCGTTAGCGACGGCGCAAGCGACCAGCTCGCTTCTGACCTCGGCGCATCGAGAGCAGAGGCGCGCCAGGTCGGGCTGCGCTTCGTGCGCGTTGGCGAGCGCACCGCTAACGTCGGCGTCGTCGCCATGAACTCGCGCCCGACGGCAAACAGCACGCGGCAAGAGCTATTCGCCTCGGTCGCCAACTTCGGTGACCGCGAGCAGACGTTCGGCATCGAGCTGCGCCTTGACGGCAAGCTCGCCGATGCGCGCACCGTGAGCGTCAACGCGCAGAGCCGCGCCGCGCTGGTCTTCGATACGTTGCCGCAAGCGGGCGGCCTTGCCGAATTGCGGCTCAACGTCGAAGACGATCTCGCGGCGGACAACACCGCTTATGCTTTTCTGCCTGACGCGCGCCGCCCGCGCATCGCCGTGATCAGCGACAACCCATTTCTGCTGCAAGCCATCGCCGCCAACGACGCGATTGACGCCCGCAAAGTCGGCACGGATGCGCCGCTCGCTTCGTTCGATTGCGTGGTGACGGACGGCGCGGTTACGGCGGGCGTCGTTGATTCGGGCCGCCCGCTGCTGGCCATCAACCCATCGGATGTCGCGGGCTGGTGGCACACGACCGGCAGCAGTCAGCGCCCGGAGATCACCTCGATTGATCACGGCCATCCGATCAATAGTTATCTCAGCTACGCCGACGTTCACATCGAATCAATGGCACGGCGCGAAGCCGCGGCGTGGCTGCGGCCTGTGGTCTCTGCCGCGAATGACGGCTTGATCCTGGCCGGCGAAGAGCGCTCGCGCCGCGTCGTGCTGATCGGCTTTGACCTGGCGCAGAGCGACCTGCCGCTCAAGGTCGAGTTCCCGATCTTGCTGGCGAATGCCGCCGGATGGCTGGCGGGTCGCGACACGCCGGCCAACGAGCGCACGGTGCGCACAGGCCAGCCGGTGTTGATCCGCACCGCACAGCCGAGCGCGACGATCAATCTGCCGGGCGGCGACGAGCAGACGGTCGCGGCACGCGACGGCACCATCGCCTTTGCCGACACGCTGCGTGCAGGGCTCTATCAGGTCAAAGACGCGCCGCCGTTTGCCGCAAGCCTCTTGAGCGAGTCCGAATCCAACACCGCGCCGCGCGATTCGCTCAAGACCCGCGCGGGAGAGGTGAGCGGCCAGGCCGAGACTTTTAAAACCGAGCGTGAAGCGTGGCGCTGGCTGGCGCTTGCGGCGCTGGCCGTGCTGGCCTTCGAGTGGTGGGTCTATCACCGGAGAATCGCCGCTTGATTGCGGATTGCGGATTGTGGATTGCGGATTATCGAATCGCTTCTAAAGATAATCCCCGTTCCAGATTCCGCAATCCGCAATCCGCAATCCGCAATGAGAATTGAGTTCACCAATCCGTGGGCGCTGGGGCTGCTGGCATTGATTCCGCTGGCGGTCTACTTTGCCCGTCACAGCTTGGCGAATCTGTCGCGGCGGCGCGGCCAGGCCAGCCTCGTCGTGCGTGTCATCATGCTGCTGCTCGCTGTGCTGGCGCTTGCAGGCTTGCGCGTCCGCACCTCTTCACGCGACGTTGCCGTGCTATTCGTCGTGGATGTGTCTGCGAGCGTCGCGCAAGAGTCGCGGGCTTACATACTCGACGCCATCAACAATGAAATCAATCGCGCCGGGCCGCGCGATTATGTCGGCGTCGTCGCCTTCGGGCGCGAGCCGGCGGTCGAGCTGGCGCCAACCCGCAAAGAGACGCTCGGCGACTGGCGTATCAAAGAGATCGCTTCCAGCCCGCCGCGCGATTACACAGACATCGCCGCGGCGTTGCGCCTGGCCGCGGCGCTGGTGCCCGAAGACGCGACGGGCCGTCTGGTGCTGATCTCTGACGGCAATGAAAACCTCGAAAGCGTCACAGACGAAGCGCAACTGCTGCGCGCCGCTGGCACCGAAGTCTTCACCCGCGCGATCAACACCACGAGCGAGCGCAACGAAGCGCGCGGCGAGGTCGCCATCCGCCAGCTCGATGCGCCGCCGTCACTCGCCGAAGGCGAATCCTTTGACTTGAAGGTGACGGTTGACAGCACCCGCGACACGGCGGCGACGTTGCGCATCTTCCGCAACGACTCAGTCGTCTCTGAGCGCGCGGTGCAGCTTCAGGCGGCGGGCGAGAATGTCTTTATCCTGCCGCAGCGCGTCGAGCAGAAGGGCTTCTTCACCTATCGCGCCGAAGTCGAAGCGGCGGGCGCAGACACCTTCCAGCAGAACAACAGCCGCGAAGCGTTCGCTATCGTCGAAGGCAAGCCGAAGACGCTTTACCTCTACGGCGACCCGAAGCCATCGCCGGGCCTGCTGCGCGTGCTTGCCGAAGCCAGCTTCACGGCGGACGTGCGCGCCGCCGCCGACGTGCCGACGACGCTTGCCGGCTTTCAGGATTATGACCTGGTGATCTTCGACAATGTGCCGGCAGCGGTGATGACGCCGGGGCAGATGAAGATGGTGCAGGCTTATGTGCGCGACCTCGGCGGCGGCTTTGTGATGGTCGGCGGCGATCAGAGCTTCGGGCCGGGCGGTTATTACAAGACGCCCGTCGAAGAAACCTTGCCGGTATCGCTAGACGTGCGGCAGAAGAAACATTTCCCGGCGCTGGCTATCGTCCTGGTCATTGACAAGTCCGGCTCGATGCTCGGCAGCAAGATAGAAATGGCTCTGGAAGCCAGTTCGGCGACGGTTGACTTTTTATCCGAGCGCGATTCCGTCGGCGTTGTCGCTTTTGACAGCAGCGCCTACCCGGTCGTCAGCCTCACCAAAGTCGAAGACAAGAAAGCGATCATCGATAAGATCGGCACGATCCAGGCGCTCGGCGGCACGAACATTTATCCCGGCATCAAGATGGCGTACGACTGGCTACAGGCGAGCGACGCGCAGATCAAGCACATCATCGTGATGTCGGACGGCCAGAGCGAGCCGGGCGATTTTCGCGGCATCGCTCGCAGCGTGCGCGATGCGGGGATGACGCTGTCGACCGTGGCGCTCGGCGATGATGCCGACTTTGACACGATGAAGTTTCTGGCGGACGGCGGCGGTGGGCGCTTCTATGCCGCCGACACGCCCGACAAGCTGCCGCGCATCTTCACGCGCGAAGCCTTCCTGGCGTCGAAGTCAACGATCATCGAAGAGCCGTTCGTGCCGCGCTTCGTGCGCGCGACGCAAGCGACCAATGGCATCGATTGGAGCACGGCACCACAGCTCGGCGGCTATGTCGGCACCGCCGAGCGCGACCCGGTGAAATCGCCGGCCATCACCGCCTTGATGTCGGACAAAGACGACCCGGTCTATGCCGTGTGGCAGTATGGGTTGGGCCGCGCGGCGGCCTTCACTTCGGACGCCAAGCCGCGCTGGGCTTCGGGCTGGATGAACTGGCCAGGCTTCGGGCAATTCTGGACGCAGGCGTTCCGCGACGTGCTGCGGCGTCAGGGCTCTGTAGAATTGCAACCGCGCGTCGAAGTCAACGCCGGGCGCGGCCACGTCACGGTTGAAGCGGCGAGCGCCGAGGGCGAATTCAAAAACAACCTGCGACTGAAAGCGCACGTCATCGCGCCCGACTTGACGGCGACCGACGTGACCCTGGAGCAGACGGCGGCGGGCCGTTACGAGGGCGACTTCCCGGCGACCTTGCGCGGCGCCTACCTGGCGAACATCAGCGAGGAAAGCGGCACGACCGCGCCGGTCGCGGGCGCGGTCAATTCCTATTCGCCGGAATTCAGCATTGTCGCGTCGGACACCAACCTATTGACGCAGATCAGCGAAGCGACCGGCGGCGCAAGCTTGCCGGCGCTCACCACGGACGCGGCGCAGGCGGGCGGAGTGAATCTATTCGAGCGGCGCGCGGCCCGCACTATGCCGCACGAGATATGGGAAGCGTTACTGCTCGCGGCTTTGCTGTTGTTACCGATTGATGTAGGAATAAGGCGCGTTGCCCTGTCGCGCGAGCAGATCGAGCGGGCGCGCGCCTGGGTTGCGTCGAAGCTGCGCCGACGTGTGCCGCTCGCCGTGGACGCCGAGGCGGTTGCCTCAATGGCGAGTTTGAAAGAAGCGCGCTCAAGGGTTCGCTTGAGCGACGCGCCTGCCGATGCCGTGACCGCTGCCGCCACGCAATCGCCTCTGGTTATCGAACCCG encodes the following:
- a CDS encoding VWA domain-containing protein; translation: MRIEFTNPWALGLLALIPLAVYFARHSLANLSRRRGQASLVVRVIMLLLAVLALAGLRVRTSSRDVAVLFVVDVSASVAQESRAYILDAINNEINRAGPRDYVGVVAFGREPAVELAPTRKETLGDWRIKEIASSPPRDYTDIAAALRLAAALVPEDATGRLVLISDGNENLESVTDEAQLLRAAGTEVFTRAINTTSERNEARGEVAIRQLDAPPSLAEGESFDLKVTVDSTRDTAATLRIFRNDSVVSERAVQLQAAGENVFILPQRVEQKGFFTYRAEVEAAGADTFQQNNSREAFAIVEGKPKTLYLYGDPKPSPGLLRVLAEASFTADVRAAADVPTTLAGFQDYDLVIFDNVPAAVMTPGQMKMVQAYVRDLGGGFVMVGGDQSFGPGGYYKTPVEETLPVSLDVRQKKHFPALAIVLVIDKSGSMLGSKIEMALEASSATVDFLSERDSVGVVAFDSSAYPVVSLTKVEDKKAIIDKIGTIQALGGTNIYPGIKMAYDWLQASDAQIKHIIVMSDGQSEPGDFRGIARSVRDAGMTLSTVALGDDADFDTMKFLADGGGGRFYAADTPDKLPRIFTREAFLASKSTIIEEPFVPRFVRATQATNGIDWSTAPQLGGYVGTAERDPVKSPAITALMSDKDDPVYAVWQYGLGRAAAFTSDAKPRWASGWMNWPGFGQFWTQAFRDVLRRQGSVELQPRVEVNAGRGHVTVEAASAEGEFKNNLRLKAHVIAPDLTATDVTLEQTAAGRYEGDFPATLRGAYLANISEESGTTAPVAGAVNSYSPEFSIVASDTNLLTQISEATGGASLPALTTDAAQAGGVNLFERRAARTMPHEIWEALLLAALLLLPIDVGIRRVALSREQIERARAWVASKLRRRVPLAVDAEAVASMASLKEARSRVRLSDAPADAVTAAATQSPLVIEPARRNTAAGNDAQSDSRQVSKARHSADATNSAAPAQEGSPLASRLLDARKKRRG
- a CDS encoding BatA and WFA domain-containing protein, yielding MRFLSASALGWLLLGAIIIFFYLLKLKRKRRVVPSVFLWQRALEEIEANAPFKKLRRSLLLLLQLLALAAIVFALARPLIQMRSPASGSTVIIIDSTASMSARDEGTRSRLERAKALARDMVAGLGGGDRAAVIESSSRVTVRSGLTADHAALNAAINNIQETDAAGNLTDAVRLGEQIARTERDTGIVIVSDGASDQLASDLGASRAEARQVGLRFVRVGERTANVGVVAMNSRPTANSTRQELFASVANFGDREQTFGIELRLDGKLADARTVSVNAQSRAALVFDTLPQAGGLAELRLNVEDDLAADNTAYAFLPDARRPRIAVISDNPFLLQAIAANDAIDARKVGTDAPLASFDCVVTDGAVTAGVVDSGRPLLAINPSDVAGWWHTTGSSQRPEITSIDHGHPINSYLSYADVHIESMARREAAAWLRPVVSAANDGLILAGEERSRRVVLIGFDLAQSDLPLKVEFPILLANAAGWLAGRDTPANERTVRTGQPVLIRTAQPSATINLPGGDEQTVAARDGTIAFADTLRAGLYQVKDAPPFAASLLSESESNTAPRDSLKTRAGEVSGQAETFKTEREAWRWLALAALAVLAFEWWVYHRRIAA